A stretch of DNA from Ranitomeya variabilis isolate aRanVar5 chromosome 1, aRanVar5.hap1, whole genome shotgun sequence:
TCACTCATTTCAATCCTTACATCTGGTCGCAGCTGGAGCCGATAGGAGCTATGAGGGGTTGTCAGGTATCAGCCCTCCACCGATCTGATAGTTATGACATACTTTGGATGGGTCATCAATGCAGGGAAAACCACTTTAAGAAAATTTCTAAATAGTTTATTAaaaatcaccgatcctccaccaaatttcacagtgggtgcaagacactgtggctttctacgcctctccaggtctccgtctaaccattagacaacctggtgatgatctggggatgctccaGCAAGGATGGAATTGGGCAGGTAATCTTTACgacggacgtatgaatcaagccgcatacaaggttatcctggaaaaagagTTGCTTCCTtaggctcaggcaatgttccccaactctgaggactggtttttccagtaggGCAATGCGCTATGCCTCACAGCCAGGTCaaagtgtggatgaaggaccaccacatcaaatccctgtcgtgggcagcccaatctccagacctgaaccccattgaaaacctctggaatgcaataaagaggaagatggatggtcacaagccattaaaccaagaagaactgcttacattattgtgccaggagcagtatgatagactggtggaaagcatgccaagacgcatgaaagctgtgattaaaaatcatggttattccacaaaatattgatttctgaactcttcctgagttaaaacattagtattgttgtttctaaatgattatgaactttttttttgcattatttgagttctccaagcaatgcattttttttgttattttgaccatttctcattttcagaaaataaccaacatctattgcttggaaatttggagacatgttgccagaagtttatagaataaaataatttacattttactcaaaaatatacctataaagagaaaaattttgcagtcgtctcttaatttttgccagagctgtatatgtacacACATATCACATCAATCTAATATTACTAGAAGGAACACACAGAGCTCAaatgcagcctatattactgaaagGGAAAGTCCCACAACAGAAAAATTCAAAACTTTAATCAGGCTACAAACTGCAtcttgggagggtctgagaaaagaaTGAAGATTGCAGACAACAACTTGATGCAGTTTGTTGAATGTCACCACTAAAGAATAAAAACTTTTTTACACGTAAAAGGTGTTCATAGCCTGGCAGCAAGGTTAGAATCACAATATCGAgaaaatgtaaataatgaactgtacaTTTCACCCCAAAACGGAAGGAGGCGGTCTGCAAAATTgatctaaaaataattaaaattagtaaaaaaaaaaaaaaaaaaaaaaaaaaaatggggttcaACTTCAAATTATGTCTTCTAGATAGAACAAACAACCCTTCTAAATCCGCCTCATCACGATGTATGTAACCCTCCCGTCTGCCTTCATCCATGACGCGGAACATGAGAACAGTTCTGTACGTCTATCATATAGTATCCACATTGTAGAGAAGTTTTGGATTTCTCCGAGCAGAAGCCCTCAGGATGTCACCGGCCATGAAATGAAAGACAGAGACTGACAGCGCGGCCTGGAAACCGTTTGTCACCTTGATGACGGCCGGTGATGTTGATGTAGCCCAGTTAAGAGGTATGGTTACACAGCCCTACTGATGTGGACTCGCTCGTGGCCAAGATTTAAGCTCACCTCATGCTCGCTGTCAAACGGTAAAACTTAATCACTTCTGATCACAGACAGATTTGGAAGCGTAGTTACAGAATGAAAGGCTCTTTTAACCCTGTGCCAATCCACTAAGCCGGACCCCGTAACCTGCAGCTCTGAAACCTCACGAGGCTCCACCAGGGGCTTGAAGTGGTGAGTGAAGGGCGGCTCCGTCCATCTCCTCTATATAAAAGTCGACAATTGAGGTGATGAGGGGCTGGAGGTAGGGCTCGAACGGCTATAAAGACTGATGGCGGTCACTATGAATGTGCAATTCATTTCTGATCGCCGTCTCTTAGTGGGGCCAGTAACATCTCACCCTATCGGTGGTGGCTCAGATAGTCATTGTTGCCTTTGCAATTATTTATGTCTTATTTCTATATTCTGAAGCACTGGACAGTGATCGGGATTACTCATTTCAGTCCCTGTACTCATTAGGGCTCACAATATAGATTCCAAATTAAGATATTAACCCATGCAAAAATGTGGAGAACACTCCACTCCACTCGCCCTTTGTTAGTTCCAAACCAACGACCCAGGGCTGAAGGGCAACAGAGCGAAACAATCTTCTCCCAAATATTGAAGAAGTCCAAGTAAAATCTAAATGTAATGGAAACCGCCGACTATCCATTCGAGGTAGGGGGGCTTTTCATCTACAAATGATGTCATCTTAAAAATTCTCCGCAATTGGTAAGGAGGATTTCTGCCCAGGAGAAATGTCAAAGTGACTTCCAAACCCTCAATTATAATGTCATGAAACCCATTCTATGATAGAACCCCAGAATCTTGCCTTGAAAATAAATAAAGAAGACGGGACAGAAAAGGCGTTTACAAAACGGTGAGACAAGTGGAGGCAGTGTGGTGGACAAGgtaacctctctgtgatcctggctcCGATCACTCAGGATGGCTACCATTCATGTCAGGCACAGAGCGAGCCATGAGAACCGGCCTGGTGTCTGCTCCTAATTGATGCTTAAGTCAACAGGGCTTGAGATAAAAAAGCCTCATCGCTGTAATTGCCGGGGGAGATAATACATGACCGAGTTCATTATTTATAAGGATGTGGCTAGGACTAATAATAAACTGCCACTCTGCAACATGATTACAACAAGGAGGACAATGTTTGTGAAGCTGACCATGGCATTAAAAATGGAGGGAAACCTTATCTTGCGGGAGCTGTGTGTCACTTAGCCGGCTGTCTGTTGCACTTGGAATTTAGGACTGAGGTCTCCTTTTCCCCCCTGACTTGCGATCACAACTCTTGGCTTTCATTTGTTAGTTTTTTTCACCAAGATCTACCTATGTTACGAATACCTCTTCTTGAAGTTCCATTCACTACAGTCTTAATATTGAAATTTTCGAACACCGTATGTGGagttaatttttcatttattccaCCATAACAAGTTAAACATGATAAATAGTACTCCGTACATGGCCATCATTTACAGCGATTCTCATTAATCTCATATTTTGTTGTTCTAGTAGGATTTTTCTGACTTTCTCTTAGTTGCGTTTTACAGCAAAATTCATGGTCtggaaacagcttacaacacagcaaagggatctcattattgaaagttatcagtcagaaggGTAGAATTTTTTTTAAGGTATTAGATATACCATGCAACACTGTGAAGAAGTCATCAAAAGGAAGATTAAATTTGTACAACAGTGACCTTACCTAGAAGTGGacatccctcaaaaaaaaaaatgaaaagaggaATAAAATTGGTCCAGAAGGCTGCCAAGAGGCCTAAagtaacattaaaggagctgcaagaATTTCTGCCAAGTACTGGTTTTGTGCTGAATGTGACAAAAATCTCCTAAATTCTTTGTATGTCTTGTCTGTGTCAGAAGCATTGTCTTACAAAGCAAAACATTTAAACATAACTGTTTTGACAAAATCTACATCAAGCCTGCAAAAAGCACATGGAGAAATGTGTCATGGTCTGATGAGAacaaggttgaactttttggccataattccataACCTATGTTTGACGTAAAGCCAACACTGCGAATCTCCAacagaacaccatacccacagtgaagcatggtggaggcagtattGTGTTTTAGGGTTGGTTTTTACCAGTTGGtactggggctttagtcaaggcGGAGGGAATTATGAACCGTTCCAAACATCagttaattttgcaacaaaactttcAGTCTTCTGCTAAAAAGATGAAGGTAAAAAAAGAAATTTAACTTTtaagcatgacaatgaccctaagtGACCTCAAAATCAGCAAAAGAACAGCATTGCTAGAAGAAAATCAAAGTttatatttatgcaaccacattgagttttttttttaatttttatttttcccacCTGAAAAGATTTAATTTTTTTCCCTCAAATAATTTGTGCAGATTATAAGtgacatttaagaaaaaaaagttctgaaatatttcttcttggtatgattattTTCCATGGTTCTTAACCGAAAGAAGTTGTCATTAATGTGGTTACTGGGAAGAAAGGAGCGGCTGTCAGACATCTCTTGCAGCAGCTTATCTTCCCCGAGAACTGAGGGTCTTTGCATGAAAATTCAACAGGTCTGATCTTTTTTACCCATCATTATCTGTTGGGGAAAAATCGGAAGGTCCCTGTACAAATAAGATAGTTATGTCCCCACCAAAGTGTAATATATGTGCACCAAGCAGTGTcaaactggggtgccaagggccctgctttccagctacatgcaaatgtgacgttATGCTCAACCACAAAGGAAGATGAACTGGGAAGATTGCTAAATGAATAAGATACCGcttctgtctgtacatagtgattccagtatatagtgccaagtactgctcctaTAAGAGGGTGCTGGCCCACTCCTGCatagtggcccaccggaggatcctcctgtCCTCcgctgggccagtccaagcctgatccCAAATCTTGGAAAGCCTTTTACGGTATATCCACAGCAAGTCCTTTCCTGATGAGCCTGCATGAtacaattgtaataattataggggataactcaggagactctttgcgtggaacaagacaactacaggacacagttttataagtggtaaagtctatattatcacacggtgattcaaacaggtgcagagagaaactcaagtccacaacacttggtgcaaatatcaaatgcagctcagcagtctataggaaacttcagaggaaaatgcaatcacgtcgaaagtctatgaagcacaattattcttgaggatacttgacatgaataagtgcttgcttagtccacaacacagatagatatgcttataaggcagttcaaataatatcttagctcaaccagggaggcctgggtattagtctcaggttcttgcagagcagaaaccgcttacatgtccagcaaatgcagatggaagcaaacaggagcagcagatgaaggaggattactggaactggtgtatgcagcaggaactcagagcagagtagcaggataaccccacaggttcacaggagcaggtatatagccagggagtcaccagaggtcaggagctggatgcaaggccgaatagtctagcacagactgaaggctggggtggagttttatagcaggaagatacagtgcacatgagaccaaagacgccatcttggaaaagggcagtaatgcacaaaaaggtaataaaaaatgttcagagtcctgacattactccctccttagaagctgcctcaggacgatcctggacctggtttctcagggaatctctgattaaaacgagaaatcttctgttgggcattgatgttttccacaggttcccaagagtcttcctcagggggatatacccctgccatcttatcagatattggagccgattcctgtgaatcctggaatcaacaatttcctccaccacaaattgttcttgcccatcaatcaccacaggctgcggaggtggcacaacacatccctggaaggtattaggagatacaggctttagtaaagatacatgaaaaactgggtgtatcttcattgtcctaggtagcttcagccggcaggccacagagctcacaataccgttgatcttgaaagggccaatgaatttctgtccaagtttttgtgaaggaacatttaacttcagattcttagttgctaaccacacggaatctcctaccttgaacatgggtgcaggcttacggaatctatcagccgatctcttataacgttcttgagccgtggtcagggattccttcagaacctccagattttgcctcatcgcagtcagcctttcctccactgccgtaaccagagaattaattggagacctaggtaagatacacggatgacaacccagattggcaaagaaaggtgtaaatttagtggagtcgctctgagaattgttatatgaaaattcggctaacggcagcaactccaaccaatcatcctggagatggctgacatagcatcttagatattgttccagcgtctggttggtacgctcagtctgaccatttgtctggggatggtaagcggaagagagacagacattaatattgagtgcagagcaaaaccccttccagaatcttgaagtgaactgcactccatggtcagagatgatctcatccggaaccccatgcaaccaaaagacattctgtataaccaagttcactgtatctttagctgaggggaggccggtgcacggaacaaaatgagcagctttagtcaggcgatcaactaccaccatgattgtattcatgcctcccgatgtaggcatctccacaataaagtccattgatatagacccgcaagggcgggacggaacaggtaatggttgtagaagacccgtaggtgccacatgaggagtcttgtaacgagcacatacctcgcaagagagaacatagtccttggtatccttccggcaagttggccaccagaagaatcgtctcaggaactcgtgtcttctgtacccccctgtgaccagccaacttggagtcatgtaccaacttgaggatctgcagacggacgacctccgggatgtagatacgtcgatctctgaaccacatgccacccttaaagacaagattaatatccacaggtgggttggccagaaatacatcaccttcataggcctccctgcactccttccacaagtcctgatcgtgtataactccgatgaaattggcatcagatagaatggtcttggacggggctccaggtacggaatccgcagcatggattcgggataaagcaccagccttcccattaagagaacctggacggtacgagataaagttaaattgatttaaaaataagttccaacgagcctgacgaggagaaagaaatctagcggatctaaggaactctaaattgcgatggtcagttagcactatgatcttttgtgcagctccttgcagatgatgcctccattctttgaaagccgcaataatagccagcaattccttgtctcccacgtcataattcttctctgctgaggttagtctatgggaaaagaaagcacaaggatgtagcagacccttctctccagttctttgggagagaatagcccccaaagcattatcagaagcgtccacctccacaatgaaagaaagtattggatctgggtgtatcaacagtggtgctgatgtgaaacagatcttaagccgatcaaaagcttcttgagcctgtgatgaccacttaaagggcttttccttctttgtcaaggaagtaatgggacgtacaatatcagaaaaatttcgaatgaagcgtctgtagaaatttgcaaaaccaataaaacgttggacctccttaacgttcttgggtaccggccagtcaaagatagcctgaatcttaccagattccatgttcagcccctggggagagatgatataacctaagaactgtatctcagaacgatggaactcgcatttctccggcttaatatacagatggttctctttcagacatcttaaaacagttttgacatgttcttcatgttcctgtagagagtcagaaaagattagtatatcgtccaaatagatcactacaaactggtccaacaaatctctgaaaatgtcattagcaaggtgttgaaatgttgcaggggcgttacaaagcccgaagggcatcacaagagattcaaagtgtccataccggcatctgaatgctgtcttccactcatcccctggacgaatatgcaccaaattataagccccacgaagatccagtttagagaacaccttagcatggcggactctttccagtaattcgggaatcagaggcaaagggtaacggtttcgtacggttaccttattgagttcccgatagtcaacacagggtctccgggtcccatccttcttctttacaaaaaagataggtgcccctgctggtgaggaagaaggacgtatgaggcctttggccagattttcatcaatatactcctttaaggcttgaagctcaggtgccgccaaagggtatatgttaccaaaaggaatagctgccccaggaagcaactcaatgggacagtcataatgcctgtgtggaggaagctgatctgcattcttcttgtcatagatgtcagagaactctttatatgctggaggttaagaaaatacctgtacatgtggtttcgtagccgtggactcagggacagcttctgttaacgctgagttgctccttggtctcccagttgataattgggttctgagaacgcaaccaaggaatgcctaaaatcacaggaaaatgagaagaaattagcaagaaagaaagttgctcctgatgattaggctccaacaaaatttcaaggggtacggtctcctgatccacaggcccagagattaaaggtgacccatccactgtttccatggtaattggagaggctctttgctgaatttcaataccatgttccttggcaaatgcgatatccatgaaattgccacctgcaccagagtcaatcatagctgcactggaattccactgtcctgaacacaggatcttaatagggagagaacagtgagagttcttttccttcagctccttggggggtgaagtcatagaaagtgaatggaatacagcgtttaaaggcaggctacattcagagatgtcagattcatcatcacagttgtcatactcccctactgctgctagcaccttgttaggccgtctaggacacacaggacaattgatcaagaagtggtcagactggccgcagtagaaacatagacattcatgaaggcgatgctcccggcgctcattgatctcgcgcctctgaacggaatcaatttgcatgggcacctcctccacctcccgagatgttttacctgcaggctctttggaaggaagggaaaagttagaaatacggttatatgcagcaaacttctcctgcctatgctcagtaaggcgaatgtctctgcgcacacaatgctgtataaatgtctctagctcttgtggtgactcagagtgagatagttcatcttttacaatactagacagaccccttttaaaaataggcaattgtgcataactgtcccaattggtatctaccgctaatctcctgaattcagtagtatACTCaaaaacagaacgttttgcctggcgtaaagacaataaagcagattcagcggttgcacggcgattaggatcatcaaacattaatgccatagcgggcaagaaatcatccaagttatttaaccgtgggtcacgagactcaatcatcggattcgcccaggcgagcgctcgtgtggtcagccgcattattacacacaatactttggatctatcattaggaaaacggtcagcatgcacatcaaaatatagcatacattgattcacaaagccacaaaatttgtcgcgatcaccattaaatctgaatggcggcaacttaggtgggctagctggtggcggttgcccagagggaaaagtcgcttgtgcagctatttgcgtgctcatGTCctaaaaagcccgtccatactgggactctatgccagcaagtttgttttcctgggctgccatgcgggtgtttaagtcctgcaaagtctgtccaaacacttgttgattgtgttcaaagcttccaaacttcttttgcagaccttccacatctttctgcagtgatctaattatggaaaacacctgctctaatttgttttctgcagtcattgttccagcagtctcctttttttttttttttaggctagagtatcctgtaataattataggggataactcaggagactctttgcgtggaacaagacaactacaggacacagttttataagtggtaaagtctagattatcacacggtgattcaaacaggtgcagagagaaacaagtccacaacatttggtgcaaatatcaaatgcagctcagcagtcaataggaaacttcagaggaaaatgcaatcacgcagaaagtctatgaagcacaatcattcttgaggatacttgacacgaataagtccttgcttagtgcacaacacagatagatatgcttataaggcagttcaaataatatcttagctcaaccaggaaggtctgggtaatagtctcaggttcttgcagagcagaaacagcttacatgtccagcaaatgcagatggaagcaaacacaagcagcagatgaaggaggattactggaactggtgtatgcagcaggaactcagagcagagtagcaggataaccccacaggttcacaggagcaggtatatagccagggagtcaccagaggtcaggagctggatgcaaggcagaatactctagcacagactgaaggctggggtggagtgttatagcaggaagacacagtgcacatgagaccaaagacgccatcttggaaaagggcactaatgcacaaaaaggtaataaaaaatgttcagagtcctgacaacattgTGAGGATGACCGGCTTTAATATTAGGCACGAGAACAGCCCGCCTGCATTACACGGCTCGGGTTTTGATGGTGCCTTTCTTATTCTGTGTTGGATCGCTATGTGCATTTTGCTTTTACAACCCAGAgactgtgagaaaaaaaaaaaagacactacaCAGTATGCCGACGGGAAAACATTGCGTGAGCTAAAAGCAGAAGTGCTCGTCAGTGGTTTGGATAGAGGTGCAAAAACGAGACAGTCCAAATACATTGCAGACTGTCTGCCGTTCCAATCACGTGACTTTATCAAAAGCCACAGGAAGTCCTTGGAACAGATGTAAGACTAGAGATGTAAGAATGAACCTACCGCAAACACTTCAGTGGGCTTATGTCTCTCTGCAACGACTAGATTGCTAAATCTCAAAAATAAATACAGATTTTCTAGCAGATTTCCCACCCGGGAGGCATCATGGCAGCAGTAAGAATAATGCAATGCTTTCCTGCACTGGAAGCCATGCAAGGAATCCGATCTGCCATGTCTGCTCTTCCAGCTGTTATGGACTACTCCTAACAAGACCTGGTAGGCAGAGAACAGCCCTTCTGTGCTGCGCTATACATAGCTTCACCTCTAGCGGTTATCCGGTGCCAAGGGATTGCATACAGGAGCCCAGCACCGGCGACATGAAGGCTCTCGGGGGGGTTTAGCTGAAACCTCACATTACCAGAGTACATATTTTCTCTATTACTGTCCTGCGTCTGGCTCCAGTGCACCTACTCACTGTGACTGTCCGCTCTTCCTGTTTCATTTCTCATCTGTCTTATTCCTGTATCATGCTACAAAAACAAGAGTCACCGGCTGTACAAGGGGAGGCCAAAGGGGCACTTTAAGGGTTCGTGACACTTTATATCAAGGATGTGTTGTGACCCAGGCTCGAACTCGAGGAGGTCCACCCGTGTCCATAACATCGAAAAACAGATTGTAAAAAGCAGTTGTACCTTACACTGCTGAACAGACCTAATTGTGATATGTATCTGTGGGACAGCGATGCAGACCAGGCAGGAGAACACATATGGCATACCACTACCCATTACAGGATTTagcaactgtaaaaaaaaaaatatggagccAATAAAAAAACTCCAGCGGAGGAGTGGTGTCAATAAAATGTTCCGGTGGAGGAGTGGTGTCAATAAAATGCTCCAGCTCAGGAGTGGTGTCAATAAAATGCTCCAGCTCGGCAGTGCGGTCAATAAAATGCTCCAGCTCAGGAGTGGTGTCAATAAAATGCTCCGGCTCGGGAGTGGTGTCAATAAAATGCTCCAGCTTGGGAGTGGTGTCAATAAAATGCTCCAGCTCGGGAGTGGTGTCAATAAAATGCTCCAACTCGGGAGTGGTGTCAATAAAATGCTCCAGCTCGGGAGTGGTGTCAATAAAATGCTCCAGCTCGGGAGTGGTGTCAATAAAATGCTCCAGCTCGGGAGTGGTGTCAATAAAATGCTCCAGCTCGGGAGTGGTGTCAATAAAATGCTCCAGCTCGGGAGTGGTGTCAATAAAATGCTCCAGCTCGGGAGTGGTGTCAATAAAATGCCCCAGCTCAGGAGTGGTGTCAATAAAATGCCCCAGCTCAGGAGTGGTGTCAATAAAATGCTCCAGCTCAGGAGTGGTGTCAATAAAATGCTCCAGCTGAGGAGTGGTGTCAATAAAATGCTCCAGCTGAGGAGTGGTGTCAATAAAATGCTCCAGCTGAGGAGTGGTGTCAATACAATCTTCCTGCTGAGGAATGGTGTCAATACAACCCTGCTGCTGAGGAGTGGTGTCAATACAATCCTCCATATGAGGAGTGCAGTCAATAAAATGCTACAGCTGTAGTGTCAATAAAATCCTGCAGCTGTAGAAGCTGTGTCAATAAAATATTACAGCTGCAGAAGGGGCATCAGAATCTTTCCAGGTGAGGAGTGGTGTCAATAAAATTCTGCAGAGACCATGACAATTTTGCAGCTACAGAATCGGAGTCAATTAAATCTTGCAACTGCAGAAGGGTCGTCAATAAAATCCTGCAGCTACAGTCTTACTCTCTGCTCCACATAGTGGGACCAGGAGACCAGAAAGCTCTGCTGAATGTGCCAGGAAGTGGAGAACCACGCCTGACGTATGCACAAATGACTGGTCCATTGACACCGTCAGAAGAAAGGGCTGAGCACAGAGTAGTGGATGTATACGAAAATGGGGACGTCATAGAAAACCCCTCTAAACATGCTATACATATCCATTATCACCATAACTGGCCTCAGATATTGGCTGAACTGCTCCACTTTGGACACCAGTTATCTTCTCTTACATATGTTAGAAAAGATAAATGGGCGGCTCAGTGTTAGAacggcagcgctggggtcctgggttcaaatcccaccaaggacaacttctgcaaggagtttgtatgttctccccgtgtttccatgggtttcctccaagttctcCAGTTTCTTCGCACACTCcatagactaaaggccccgtcacacttagcgacgctaaagcgatcccgacaacgatacgacctgtcagggatcgttgctgcgtcgctatgtggttgctggtgagatgtcaaacagtgagatcttcccaacgacgcagcagcgatgcggcgacctgtaccgACCTGtagaacgatgtcgttggtcgttgtgaccctgtcacatggcagctattatgacgattcagaccttcgatgagggacgtcctgtgtgacattgtagtcacacaggcgtgcatttgcgttgccttttccgcgcccattcagttccgattggtggtcgctactgcgttctgattggtggcggccttgccttatgaggcgacacatgtcgccttctgttgaaggcatgaccgccaatcagaacgcagtagcgaccaccaatcggagcggaggggtgcggaaaaggcaacgcaaatgcacgcctatgtgtcggtgtctgagtcgtcaacgaggtcgttggtaaggtgtcaaacacagcgatgtgtgctaccc
This window harbors:
- the LOC143793695 gene encoding uncharacterized protein LOC143793695, with the translated sequence MEDCIDTTPQQQGCIDTIPQQEDCIDTTPQLEHFIDTTPQLEHFIDTTPQLEHFIDTTPELEHFIDTTPELGHFIDTTPELGHFIDTTPELEHFIDTTPELEHFIDTTPELEHFIDTTPELEHFIDTTPELEHFIDTTPELEHFIDTTPDWSILLTPLPSRSILLTPLLSWSILLTALPSWSILLTPLLSWSILLTPLLHRNILLTPLLRWSFFIGSIFFFLQLLNPVMGSGMPYVFSCLVCIAVPQIHITIRSVQQCKVQLLFTICFSMLWTRVDLLEFEPGSQHILDIKCHEPLKCPFGLPLYSR